CGGCAGACGTTCGGCCTGCATGAGCAACCCGAGCGCCGCATCCTCGATGAGCACCGGCGCGCTCTCGTCGTCCGCCGACTCGGCGTAACGACCGGGATTGCCGAGGCACACCACGATGCGTTCTTCGCGCAGATCGTGCGCGAGGGCCCGGGTAAGCATGTGCAACGCGGCGGCACTGGCGCCGGTGGCGTAGTCGCCCCCGTCCCGCTTCGCCGACAACGATCCGCGTGTGGTGCTCACCACGAGCACACGCGCGCCGTCGCCATGGGCGAGCCAGGGCAAGAGCGTGCGGACCAGCAACAGCGGAGCCACCGCGTGGCGGCGGTAGTGCTCCACCAGACCCGTCCCCGACAACGTCGACAGTTCCTCGTCGCGGGCGAGTTGCGCTGAACGATCGTGCGCGCCCGGTTCGGCCGGCGCGACGACCAGCAGGTCGAGCGTTTCCGTCAGCCCCTCCAGCACCGGCACCGCATCTGCCACGCTCGAGGCATCGGCCGGATCGAGTGCGAGGAATTCGAGTCCGCCATACTGCGCGCGCAGATCGGCCAGCACCGGCACGCGGGCGGGATTGCGGCAGGCCGCATACACGGTGTCCCCGCGCATGAGACTCTGCCGCACCAGTTCGATGCCCAGCGGCCGGGATGCGCCGGTGATCAGTGTGCGCATCGGCTTGCGCATCAGTGTGCCGTCGACTGTCGCAGGATCGCTTCCACGGCCTGCACCGTCGGTTCGATCTCCACCGGCCGATTGGCGGCGGCAAAGTCCGTCCGTTCCTGATGTAGTTCGACGAGAATGCCGGGGTCCTTGAGCACATGGCCCGTGAGCACCGCCACCACGCGGTCGTGTGCACCGATCACGCCCTGCTGCACGAGCTGCCGCACCCCCGCCACGCTCGCCGCGCTCGCCGGCTCGCAGCCCACCCCCGACGCGTCGATCACGACCTTGGCGTCGATGATCTCGTCGTCGGTCACGGTGATCACCAGGCCATTCGTTTCGCGGATCGCGCGTACGGCGCGATCCCAGCTCGCCGGATCGCCGATACGGATGGCCGTCGCGATCGTCTCCGCCTGCACGGTGTGACGGGTCGCGAAGTGTTCGCGGAATCCCCACGCGAACGGAGCGGCACCAGCCGCCTGCACCGACACGATGCGTGGCAGCCGGGTGATGAGTCCCAGGGCATGGGCTTCGCGCAGCGCCTTGCCGAATGCGGCCGTGTTGCCAAGGTTGCCGGCGGGCAGCACGATGAAGTCGGGTGCGTTCCATTCGAGTTGCTGCAGCATCTCGAACACGATGGTCTTCTGCCCTTCCACCCGCCATGGATTGATGGAGTTGAGCAGATAGATCCCGAGTTCACGTGACGCCTGTTGCACGAGCCTGAGACAGGCGTCGAAATCGCCGCGCACGAGCAGGGTTCTGGCGCCGTAGGCCAGGGTCTGCGCCATCTTGCCCAGGGCCACCTTGCCGGCGGGCACGAACACCAACCCGGGAATGCCGGCCTGCGCCGCGTACGATGCCAGCGCCGCCGACGTGTTGCCGGTGGACGCACAGGCCACCGCCGTCGCGCCCGTGCGCACCGCCTGCGTGGTGCCCACCGTCATGCCGCGATCCTTGAACGAACCGGTGGGATTGTATCCCTCGTGCTTGATCAGCAAACCGTCGCAGCCCGTGAACGCATTCACACGTCCCCGCGCCATGAGCGGCGTGTTGCCTTCCGGGTGACTGGTGATCGCCGCACCCGCGCCGGGCATGACGAGCGATTCGAAACGCCACACACCCGACACATGCGTTCCGGATTGCGCACCGGGCGTGGCCGGTGAGAACAGTTGCGCGAGCGCCCCGCCCACGAGGGGCGCTCCCATCACATCCACCGGGACGCGGTGAATGATGGCCAGCAAACCGCCGCACTTGGGGCAGTCGGGCGCGGCATCGAGCGCCGGCAACTGATGCCCGCAGGCATCGCAGCGCTGCACGCTCTGCGCGCCGGCCGCCTCCGACGCGGACAGGAACACGGCATCATGGCCTTCAGCGGCCTCGTGACGGCCACCGGACGGATCGCGGTCGGGACTCATGCGGGTGTGAGCTGAAGGATGTCGTTGAGTACACCAGCCGCCGTGACCGCGGGTCCCGCACCAGGTCCGGTGATCACGAGCGGATGTTCCTTGTAACGCTTCGTGGTGAAGACGACCTGATTGTCGGTGCCGCGCAACCCCGCCAGCGGATGCGACGTGGGCACCGCCTGCAGTCCCACCGTCACCTTCGTGGGTGTGGCCCGCAACACGTAGCGCAGCACACGGTCCTGCTTCATCGCCGCGGCCTGACGAGCGGCCCACAGTTTGTCCTGGTCCGCCAGGGTGGCTTTGAACTTCGCCACCGGCAGGTGGCGATACGCGTCGGGCACCAGCGACTCCACCTTCACATCGGAAAGATCGCCCGTGAATCCGATCAGTCGCGCCAGAATGAGAGCCTTGCGCGCCACGTCCATGCCCGAGAGGTCGTCGCGCGGATCAGGCTCCGTGTACCCCCGTGCCATGGCATCACGCAGCGCCTCACTGAACGGTCGTCCCTTGCCGATCTCGGTGAGCAGGAACCCCAGCGTGCCCGAGGTGCAGCCTTCCACCCGCAGGACCTTGTCGCCGGTTTCCACGAGCTTGGCGTAACTGTCCATCACCGGCAGGCCCGCCCCCACCGTGGTCTCGTGCAGAATGCGCGTGCCATGCTTCCGCGCGAGTTCCCGCAACGCTTCCACTTCGGCGCGTGGTGCCGACAGCGGCTTCTTGTTGGCGAGCACGATGTCCATGTCGGCGCCGATCGCCTTGCGGATGGCGGCCAGCGTGTCGTCGGCGGTGACGTCCACCAGCACGGGCCTCGCGAGCGCATGCGCGGCGATCCATTGCACGGCATCGGGCGCCGAGGCACGACGGGCATGTTCCAGTGAGGTGAGCGGCTTGCCCGCCTCCTTGAGCGCGACCGCAGCGGCCAGTTGACGCGGAGACAGGCCGTCGGGTTCGAACACGAACCCGCTGCGATCGATGAGCCCCACGATGGTGGGCCGCACCCGACGCTTCGTGAGCGGCAGCATGCGCAGCAGTTCACGTCCGATCTGCCCCACACCCAGCAGCACCACATCGAGACGATCGTCGCGGCGTACACCGCCGCCACCGATCTTGTCGAGCTGGAATTCGTCGTGCACCGCGCGTGCGGCCGCTTCGGCATCCCGTTCGGCGATCACCACCGAGATGTTGAGCTCCGAGGAACCCTGCGCGATGGCCACGATGTTCACGCCGGCCTGCGACAGCGCCGTGAACATGCGCGACGCGATGCCGGGGGAACCGGCCATGCCAAGTCCCACGACGGCCAATGTGGCCATCTCGGTCTGCGCATCCATGCCTTCCAGTTCGCGTCGCGACAGCTCCACGGCGAAGGCCCGCTCGAGCGCGATCTTCGCGTCGTGTCCACGTTCGGAGGGCACGCACAGACAGATGGAGTGTTCCGACGACGCCTGCGAAATGAGCGTGACCGAGATGCCCGCCTGCTGCAGTGCGGCAAACGTGCGCGCGGCGATGCCCGGAACGCCCAGCATGCCATTGCCGGTCACCGTGATGAGCGCCTGCCCCCGCACGATGCTCAACGCCTTCACGGGATACCGTTGCAGCGTATGACGCACCGAGATTTCGGTGCCCGCCGCCTCGGGTTCGGCAAACGGGCGCACGAACACCGGCACGTGCACCCGCGTGAGCGGAATCAGCGCCCGCGGATGCAGCACCTTCGCACCGTAGTAGGCGAGTTCGGCGGCCTCCCGCACGTTGAGCTGCGGCACGATGCGCGCCGACGGCACCAGACGCGGATCGGTGGTCATGAGCCCGGGAACATCCTTCCAGAGCGTGATGCACTGCGCCTTGAGCGCGCGCCCCAGCACGGTGGCGGTCAGATCGCTGCCACCGCGGCCGAGGGTCACCAGCGCGCCTTCGTGACCACCACCCACGAAACCCGGCACCACCGGCACGATCCTGCGGCGCACCAGGGGCGTGAGCCGGGCCCGCACCAGCCGGTCGGTGGCGGAAAGATCAGGAAACGCGTTCCCGAACACGCCATCCGTCTGGATGATCTCGGCCGCCTCCACATACTGCGCCTTGCTCTTCCGCGCCAGCAGGCCGGCCACCACGATCCGGGCCGACAATTGTTCACCACGTGCCACGAGAAAATCGCGTGTGCGCGGCGTGAGTTCACGCAGACTGGCCACGCCGTGGGCGAGCGTGCGCAGTTCATCGAAAGCCGCGTCGAGCTCACGACCGAGTGCCGCCCGGGCGCGCTGATTGGGCAACACGCTGTCTCCCACCGCGCGATGCCGCGCGTGCAGGCGATCGATCGCCACATCCGCCGTCTTCACATCGCCATCACGCGCCGCCGCCGCAATCGCCAGCAGCGCATCGGTCACACCCGCCAGCGCCGACACGACGGTCACCACACGCGTCGGACGGGGCGTGAGAATCAGCGCGATCGCGTGCCGCACCGCCGCCGCGTCGGCCAGCGACGCCCCACCGAATTTGAAGACGTCGATGGCCGGTGAACGGCCGGGCGATCGACGGGACGACTGACGGGACGATGGACGACCGGATTGACGACCGGACTGACTGGCAGACCGGCTGGATGAACGTGCGGGCATGAGCAGGGGGTATCGGGCCACCGGCGACGCACATCGGCCGCATGACGTGGCCCGCGTGACGCTCGTCCGGGAAAGGGCATGTCCAAGCAGACACGCTCCATACTGTTTCGAGACTAGTTCGGACAGCTTCACCTGTCCACACCCACTGCCCACGGCATAACTTTCCTAGTGCATGCCCTGGTTCATGCCGATGACCATCGACGATGGCCTCCTGATCACCTGCCCCACCCGAGATGACCGTGCCCGTTGAAGGCTCCCAGAATCCGACTGTCCCCGCTCCGCTGCTCCTCCCCGTACGCCTGAACGGGCTCTCCCAGCTCGCGCAGAACCTCGCGTGGAGCTGGAATCGTGAAGCCCGGATGCTGTTCAAGGA
The nucleotide sequence above comes from Gemmatimonas aurantiaca. Encoded proteins:
- a CDS encoding SDR family NAD(P)-dependent oxidoreductase; amino-acid sequence: MRKPMRTLITGASRPLGIELVRQSLMRGDTVYAACRNPARVPVLADLRAQYGGLEFLALDPADASSVADAVPVLEGLTETLDLLVVAPAEPGAHDRSAQLARDEELSTLSGTGLVEHYRRHAVAPLLLVRTLLPWLAHGDGARVLVVSTTRGSLSAKRDGGDYATGASAAALHMLTRALAHDLREERIVVCLGNPGRYAESADDESAPVLIEDAALGLLMQAERLPRERSGAFVDWTGAERGW
- the thrC gene encoding threonine synthase, whose translation is MSPDRDPSGGRHEAAEGHDAVFLSASEAAGAQSVQRCDACGHQLPALDAAPDCPKCGGLLAIIHRVPVDVMGAPLVGGALAQLFSPATPGAQSGTHVSGVWRFESLVMPGAGAAITSHPEGNTPLMARGRVNAFTGCDGLLIKHEGYNPTGSFKDRGMTVGTTQAVRTGATAVACASTGNTSAALASYAAQAGIPGLVFVPAGKVALGKMAQTLAYGARTLLVRGDFDACLRLVQQASRELGIYLLNSINPWRVEGQKTIVFEMLQQLEWNAPDFIVLPAGNLGNTAAFGKALREAHALGLITRLPRIVSVQAAGAAPFAWGFREHFATRHTVQAETIATAIRIGDPASWDRAVRAIRETNGLVITVTDDEIIDAKVVIDASGVGCEPASAASVAGVRQLVQQGVIGAHDRVVAVLTGHVLKDPGILVELHQERTDFAAANRPVEIEPTVQAVEAILRQSTAH
- the thrA gene encoding bifunctional aspartate kinase/homoserine dehydrogenase I — translated: MPARSSSRSASQSGRQSGRPSSRQSSRRSPGRSPAIDVFKFGGASLADAAAVRHAIALILTPRPTRVVTVVSALAGVTDALLAIAAAARDGDVKTADVAIDRLHARHRAVGDSVLPNQRARAALGRELDAAFDELRTLAHGVASLRELTPRTRDFLVARGEQLSARIVVAGLLARKSKAQYVEAAEIIQTDGVFGNAFPDLSATDRLVRARLTPLVRRRIVPVVPGFVGGGHEGALVTLGRGGSDLTATVLGRALKAQCITLWKDVPGLMTTDPRLVPSARIVPQLNVREAAELAYYGAKVLHPRALIPLTRVHVPVFVRPFAEPEAAGTEISVRHTLQRYPVKALSIVRGQALITVTGNGMLGVPGIAARTFAALQQAGISVTLISQASSEHSICLCVPSERGHDAKIALERAFAVELSRRELEGMDAQTEMATLAVVGLGMAGSPGIASRMFTALSQAGVNIVAIAQGSSELNISVVIAERDAEAAARAVHDEFQLDKIGGGGVRRDDRLDVVLLGVGQIGRELLRMLPLTKRRVRPTIVGLIDRSGFVFEPDGLSPRQLAAAVALKEAGKPLTSLEHARRASAPDAVQWIAAHALARPVLVDVTADDTLAAIRKAIGADMDIVLANKKPLSAPRAEVEALRELARKHGTRILHETTVGAGLPVMDSYAKLVETGDKVLRVEGCTSGTLGFLLTEIGKGRPFSEALRDAMARGYTEPDPRDDLSGMDVARKALILARLIGFTGDLSDVKVESLVPDAYRHLPVAKFKATLADQDKLWAARQAAAMKQDRVLRYVLRATPTKVTVGLQAVPTSHPLAGLRGTDNQVVFTTKRYKEHPLVITGPGAGPAVTAAGVLNDILQLTPA